One Setaria viridis chromosome 5, Setaria_viridis_v4.0, whole genome shotgun sequence genomic region harbors:
- the LOC117857761 gene encoding crossover junction endonuclease MUS81: MAPPAPMQHKVRLPENEEVARALHEKRLAMREQPAGFKEHLDRTFGKAYRNVCASTEPIRTLKEFSKIKGVGPWLIRCMKGFFAESSQDLSPTKCNVAGENGKKPRGPKRCVPKKKTAASGSPGNEAPANLNCQNAQSLPPFLGTFELQSSGKTGSPEFNMLDKDPVLVDHSILAMPPRQSNEEFLEAYEVVLILDDRENFGSRSRKVASKKVADNISSQFNISVEVKRLPVGDGIWIARHRKLLTEYVLDFIVERKNVADLASSIRDNRYKDQKSRLQNCGLRKLIYLVEGDPNTSNGSVASIKTACFTTEIFEGFDVLRTSGYTDTQRTYGYLTQSIVDYYSTNFSLAKSARICPTYDEFEGKCRDLQKKTVSQIFALQLMQVPQVTEKVALAVVEFYPTLFSLARAYSMLEGDTRAQEEMLKNKSKVINAGASRNIFKLVWGDGCNLQA; this comes from the exons ATGGCGCCGCCTGCGCCGATGCAGCACAAGGTGCGCCTGCCGGAGAACGAGGAGGTCGCCCGCGCCCTCCACGAGAAGCGGCTGGCGATGAGGGAGCAGCCGGCCGGTTTCAAGGAGCACCTGGACCGCACGTTCGGCAAAGCCTACCGCAACGTCTGCGCTTCCACGGAGCCAATCCGGACGCTCAAGGAGTTCTCCAAGATCAA GGGTGTGGGGCCATGGCTCATACGTTGCATGAAAGGATTCTTTGCGGAGTCCAGCCAGGATTTATCTCCTACAAAATGTAATGTAGCAGGAGAGAATG GGAAGAAACCAAGAGGACCAAAGCGTTGTGTGCCAAAGAAGAAGACTGCTGCTTCTGGTTCTCCTG GCAACGAGGCTCCTGCTAACTTGAACTGTCAGAATGCTCAGTCTCTTCCTCCATTCCTAGGAACATTTGAGTTGCAATCATCTGGTAAAACG GGTTCTCCTGAATTCAATATGCTAGACAAGGACCCCGTATTAGTGGACCATTCTATACTAGCCATGCCACCTCGGCAATCCAATGAAGAGTTTCTTGAAGCTTATGAAGTTGTTTTGATACTGGATGATCGAGAGAATTTTGG GTCTCGTTCAAGAAAAGTTGCTTCAAAAAAAGTTGCTGATAACATTTCTTCACAGTTTAATATATCGGTAGAG GTTAAACGTTTGCCTGTAGGTGATGGCATTTGGATTGCTCGTCATAGGAAACTTCTTACAGAGTATGTTctggatttcattgttgaaaGGAAAAATGTTGCAGACCTAGCTAGTTCAATTAGAGACAACAGATACAAAGATCAGAAATCACGGCTGCAG AATTGTGGGCTAAGGAAGCTCATATATCTTGTTGAAGGTGATCCAAACACTTCGAACGGATCTGTGGCAAGCATTAAAACAGC CTGCTTCACCACTGAGATTTTTGAAGGATTTGATGTTCTGCGGACCAGTGGGTATACCGATACCCAGAGAACATATGGCTATCTAACACAATCAATAGTTGACTACTACAGCACAAATTTCAGTCTTGCTAAGAGTGCTCGTATTTGCCCAACCTATGATGAGTTTGAGGGAAAGTGCCGTGACCTTCAGAAGAAAACAGTGAGCCAAATATTTGCTCTGCAACTTATGCAG GTGCCACAAGTAACAGAGAAAGTTGCGCTGGCTGTTGTAGAGTTTTATCCAACTCTTTTCTCACTCGCAAGGGCGTACTCTATGCTT GAAGGTGATACCCGTGCCCAAGAGGAGATGCTGAAGAACAAGAGCAAGGTGATAAACGCAGGAGCTAGCAGAAACATCTTCAAGCTTGTCTGGGGTGATGGATGTAATCTCCAGGCCTAG
- the LOC117855112 gene encoding crossover junction endonuclease MUS81 isoform X1, with protein MRPPAPKQPKPALPMPKLLKVEHPENEALSRYFLEKWRAMMQEPDGLSENNYLAIARANRSLCAAKDPIRTLRDFSKIKGVGQWIIRLMEGFFANSSQDLSSVKGKKTRGPKCYLPRKNTAAYAILITLHREKMGGKEFMMKQELIDAAEASGLSQDAIGPNKSKAKQSFGKDWYTGWSCMKTLLSKGLVIKRRSPAEYLLTKEGESTARDCLSRSGLDDSAGPLLINSSHSASAASQIQTTNYCAEGSICCDSDSDSDSEESYRKNSEEPCRKDSLLKGNGPTTDCGWPDYSASISPLPSQQIFDLQSSSTMVLGAEFNMLDKGTAFTDDPILAMPPRQSNEKFLEAYEVVFILDNREKFGSRSKIADIIRSQIHVPVEVRKLPVGDGIWIARHRKDRTEYVLDFIVERKEISDFDGSIEDNRYRDQKLRLKRCGLRKMIYLVEGDPNSPNATKRIKTACFTTEILDGFDVQRTSGYADTQRRYGHLTRSIMEYYDANFSIHAKTSPVCPTYDEFERKCCDLKKTTVSQIFALQLMQVPQVTEEAALAVIEHYPTPFLLAQAYYILDGDTPTQEAMLKNKSEVVDAGASRSIFELFCGGGRNIQK; from the exons atgcggccgccggcgccgaagcAGCCGAAGCCGGCGCTGCCGATGCCGAAGCTACTCAAGGTGGAGCACCCGGAGAACGAGGCATTGTCCCGCTACTTTCTGGAGAAGTGGCGGGCGATGATGCAGGAACCGGACGGACTCTCGGAGAACAACTACCTCGCGATCGCCAGGGCCAATCGAAGCCTATGCGCCGCCAAGGACCCCATTCGAACCCTCAGGGACTTCTCGAAGATCAA GGGTGTGGGGCAATGGATCATAAGGCTTATGGAAGGGTTCTTTGCAAACTCCAGTCAGGACTTATCTTCCGTAAAAG GAAAGAAAACAAGAGGACCAAAATGTTATTTGCCAAGGAAGAACACTGCTGCTTACGCAATACTGATCACACTCCATAG GGAAAAGATGGGAGGGAAAGAATTTATGATGAAACAAGAGCTCATCGATGCTGCCGAAGCCAGTGGTCTGTCGCAAGACGCGATTGG TCCAAATAAAAGTAAAGCAAAACAGAGTTTTGGGAAGGACTGGTACACTGGCTGGAGCTGCATGAAGACATTGCTCTCTAAAGGACTTGTCATCAAGAGGCGTAGCCCAGCAGA GTACTTGTTAACTAAAGAAGGGGAAAGCACTGCTCGTGATTGCCTTTCACGGTCTGGATTAGATGATTCTGCAGGACCTTTACTGATAAACAGTTCTCACAGTGCATCTGCTGCAAGTCAAATTCAAACTACT AATTACTGTGCTGAAGGAAGCATTTGCTGTGATTCAGATTCAGATTCAGATTCAGAAGAATCTTATagaaaaaattcagaagaaccTTGTAGAAAAGACAGTCTTCTTAAAG GCAATGGACCAACTACTGATTGTGGATGGCCAGATTACTCAGCTTCTATTTCTCCTCTCCCATCCCAACAAATATTCGACCTGCAATCTTCTAGTACAATGGTATTG GGTGCTGAATTCAATATGCTAGACAAGGGTACTGCATTCACAGACGACCCTATACTAGCTATGCCACCTCGTCAATCCAATGAAAAATTTCTTGAAGCTTATGAAGTTGTGTTCATATTGGATAATCGTGAAAAATTCGG GTCTCGTTCAAAAATTGCTGATATCATTCGATCACAGATCCACGTACCTGTCGAG GTTAGAAAGTTACCTGTGGGAGATGGTATTTGGATTGCTCGTCATAGGAAGGATCGCACGGAGTATGTTCTTGATTTCATTGTTGAAAGGAAAGAGATTTCGGATTTTGATGGCTCAATTGAAGACAACAGATACAGAGATCAGAAATTAAGGCTGAAG AGATGCGGGTTAAGGAAGATGATATATCTTGTCGAAGGTGATCCAAACAGTCCAAATGCAACAAAGAGGATTAAAACAGC CTGTTTCACTACTGAGATTCTTGACGGATTTGATGTTCAGAGAACCAGTGGGTATGCTGATACTCAGAGGAGATATGGCCATCTTACACGTTCGATAATGGAATACTATGATGCAAACTTCTCAATTCATGCTAAAACTTCTCCTGTTTGCCCAACCTATGATGAATTTGAGAGGAAGTGCTGTGATCTTAAGAAGACAACAGTGAGCCAAATATTTGCCCTTCAACTTATGCAG GTGCCACAAGTAACAGAAGAAGCTGCACTAGCTGTTATAGAGCACTATCCAACTCCCTTCTTACTGGCACAGGCATACTACATACTT GACGGTGATACCCCTACCCAAGAGGCGATGTTGAAAAACAAGAGCGAGGTGGTGGATGCAGGAGCAAGCCGAAGCATCTTCGAGCTTTTCTGTGGCGGTGGACGAAATATTCAGAAATAG
- the LOC117855112 gene encoding crossover junction endonuclease MUS81 isoform X2, producing the protein MRPPAPKQPKPALPMPKLLKVEHPENEALSRYFLEKWRAMMQEPDGLSENNYLAIARANRSLCAAKDPIRTLRDFSKIKGVGQWIIRLMEGFFANSSQDLSSVKGKKTRGPKCYLPRKNTAAYAILITLHREKMGGKEFMMKQELIDAAEASGLSQDAIGPNKSKAKQSFGKDWYTGWSCMKTLLSKGLVIKRRSPAEYLLTKEGESTARDCLSRSGLDDSAGPLLINSSHSASAASQIQTTNYCAEGSICCDSDSDSDSEESYRKNSEEPCRKDSLLKGNGPTTDCGWPDYSASISPLPSQQIFDLQSSSTMGAEFNMLDKGTAFTDDPILAMPPRQSNEKFLEAYEVVFILDNREKFGSRSKIADIIRSQIHVPVEVRKLPVGDGIWIARHRKDRTEYVLDFIVERKEISDFDGSIEDNRYRDQKLRLKRCGLRKMIYLVEGDPNSPNATKRIKTACFTTEILDGFDVQRTSGYADTQRRYGHLTRSIMEYYDANFSIHAKTSPVCPTYDEFERKCCDLKKTTVSQIFALQLMQVPQVTEEAALAVIEHYPTPFLLAQAYYILDGDTPTQEAMLKNKSEVVDAGASRSIFELFCGGGRNIQK; encoded by the exons atgcggccgccggcgccgaagcAGCCGAAGCCGGCGCTGCCGATGCCGAAGCTACTCAAGGTGGAGCACCCGGAGAACGAGGCATTGTCCCGCTACTTTCTGGAGAAGTGGCGGGCGATGATGCAGGAACCGGACGGACTCTCGGAGAACAACTACCTCGCGATCGCCAGGGCCAATCGAAGCCTATGCGCCGCCAAGGACCCCATTCGAACCCTCAGGGACTTCTCGAAGATCAA GGGTGTGGGGCAATGGATCATAAGGCTTATGGAAGGGTTCTTTGCAAACTCCAGTCAGGACTTATCTTCCGTAAAAG GAAAGAAAACAAGAGGACCAAAATGTTATTTGCCAAGGAAGAACACTGCTGCTTACGCAATACTGATCACACTCCATAG GGAAAAGATGGGAGGGAAAGAATTTATGATGAAACAAGAGCTCATCGATGCTGCCGAAGCCAGTGGTCTGTCGCAAGACGCGATTGG TCCAAATAAAAGTAAAGCAAAACAGAGTTTTGGGAAGGACTGGTACACTGGCTGGAGCTGCATGAAGACATTGCTCTCTAAAGGACTTGTCATCAAGAGGCGTAGCCCAGCAGA GTACTTGTTAACTAAAGAAGGGGAAAGCACTGCTCGTGATTGCCTTTCACGGTCTGGATTAGATGATTCTGCAGGACCTTTACTGATAAACAGTTCTCACAGTGCATCTGCTGCAAGTCAAATTCAAACTACT AATTACTGTGCTGAAGGAAGCATTTGCTGTGATTCAGATTCAGATTCAGATTCAGAAGAATCTTATagaaaaaattcagaagaaccTTGTAGAAAAGACAGTCTTCTTAAAG GCAATGGACCAACTACTGATTGTGGATGGCCAGATTACTCAGCTTCTATTTCTCCTCTCCCATCCCAACAAATATTCGACCTGCAATCTTCTAGTACAATG GGTGCTGAATTCAATATGCTAGACAAGGGTACTGCATTCACAGACGACCCTATACTAGCTATGCCACCTCGTCAATCCAATGAAAAATTTCTTGAAGCTTATGAAGTTGTGTTCATATTGGATAATCGTGAAAAATTCGG GTCTCGTTCAAAAATTGCTGATATCATTCGATCACAGATCCACGTACCTGTCGAG GTTAGAAAGTTACCTGTGGGAGATGGTATTTGGATTGCTCGTCATAGGAAGGATCGCACGGAGTATGTTCTTGATTTCATTGTTGAAAGGAAAGAGATTTCGGATTTTGATGGCTCAATTGAAGACAACAGATACAGAGATCAGAAATTAAGGCTGAAG AGATGCGGGTTAAGGAAGATGATATATCTTGTCGAAGGTGATCCAAACAGTCCAAATGCAACAAAGAGGATTAAAACAGC CTGTTTCACTACTGAGATTCTTGACGGATTTGATGTTCAGAGAACCAGTGGGTATGCTGATACTCAGAGGAGATATGGCCATCTTACACGTTCGATAATGGAATACTATGATGCAAACTTCTCAATTCATGCTAAAACTTCTCCTGTTTGCCCAACCTATGATGAATTTGAGAGGAAGTGCTGTGATCTTAAGAAGACAACAGTGAGCCAAATATTTGCCCTTCAACTTATGCAG GTGCCACAAGTAACAGAAGAAGCTGCACTAGCTGTTATAGAGCACTATCCAACTCCCTTCTTACTGGCACAGGCATACTACATACTT GACGGTGATACCCCTACCCAAGAGGCGATGTTGAAAAACAAGAGCGAGGTGGTGGATGCAGGAGCAAGCCGAAGCATCTTCGAGCTTTTCTGTGGCGGTGGACGAAATATTCAGAAATAG
- the LOC117855112 gene encoding crossover junction endonuclease MUS81 isoform X3 yields MRPPAPKQPKPALPMPKLLKVEHPENEALSRYFLEKWRAMMQEPDGLSENNYLAIARANRSLCAAKDPIRTLRDFSKIKGVGQWIIRLMEGFFANSSQDLSSVKGKKTRGPKCYLPRKNTAAYAILITLHREKMGGKEFMMKQELIDAAEASGLSQDAIGPNKSKAKQSFGKDWYTGWSCMKTLLSKGLVIKRRSPAEYLLTKEGESTARDCLSRSGLDDSAGPLLINSSHSASAASQIQTTNYCAEGSICCDSDSDSDSEESYRKNSEEPCRKDSLLKGNGPTTDCGWPDYSASISPLPSQQIFDLQSSSTMVLGAEFNMLDKGTAFTDDPILAMPPRQSNEKFLEAYEVVFILDNREKFGSRSKIADIIRSQIHVPVEVRKLPVGDGIWIARHRKDRTEYVLDFIVERKEISDFDGSIEDNRYRDQKLRLKRCGLRKMIYLVEGDPNSPNATKRIKTAEPVGMLILRGDMAILHVR; encoded by the exons atgcggccgccggcgccgaagcAGCCGAAGCCGGCGCTGCCGATGCCGAAGCTACTCAAGGTGGAGCACCCGGAGAACGAGGCATTGTCCCGCTACTTTCTGGAGAAGTGGCGGGCGATGATGCAGGAACCGGACGGACTCTCGGAGAACAACTACCTCGCGATCGCCAGGGCCAATCGAAGCCTATGCGCCGCCAAGGACCCCATTCGAACCCTCAGGGACTTCTCGAAGATCAA GGGTGTGGGGCAATGGATCATAAGGCTTATGGAAGGGTTCTTTGCAAACTCCAGTCAGGACTTATCTTCCGTAAAAG GAAAGAAAACAAGAGGACCAAAATGTTATTTGCCAAGGAAGAACACTGCTGCTTACGCAATACTGATCACACTCCATAG GGAAAAGATGGGAGGGAAAGAATTTATGATGAAACAAGAGCTCATCGATGCTGCCGAAGCCAGTGGTCTGTCGCAAGACGCGATTGG TCCAAATAAAAGTAAAGCAAAACAGAGTTTTGGGAAGGACTGGTACACTGGCTGGAGCTGCATGAAGACATTGCTCTCTAAAGGACTTGTCATCAAGAGGCGTAGCCCAGCAGA GTACTTGTTAACTAAAGAAGGGGAAAGCACTGCTCGTGATTGCCTTTCACGGTCTGGATTAGATGATTCTGCAGGACCTTTACTGATAAACAGTTCTCACAGTGCATCTGCTGCAAGTCAAATTCAAACTACT AATTACTGTGCTGAAGGAAGCATTTGCTGTGATTCAGATTCAGATTCAGATTCAGAAGAATCTTATagaaaaaattcagaagaaccTTGTAGAAAAGACAGTCTTCTTAAAG GCAATGGACCAACTACTGATTGTGGATGGCCAGATTACTCAGCTTCTATTTCTCCTCTCCCATCCCAACAAATATTCGACCTGCAATCTTCTAGTACAATGGTATTG GGTGCTGAATTCAATATGCTAGACAAGGGTACTGCATTCACAGACGACCCTATACTAGCTATGCCACCTCGTCAATCCAATGAAAAATTTCTTGAAGCTTATGAAGTTGTGTTCATATTGGATAATCGTGAAAAATTCGG GTCTCGTTCAAAAATTGCTGATATCATTCGATCACAGATCCACGTACCTGTCGAG GTTAGAAAGTTACCTGTGGGAGATGGTATTTGGATTGCTCGTCATAGGAAGGATCGCACGGAGTATGTTCTTGATTTCATTGTTGAAAGGAAAGAGATTTCGGATTTTGATGGCTCAATTGAAGACAACAGATACAGAGATCAGAAATTAAGGCTGAAG AGATGCGGGTTAAGGAAGATGATATATCTTGTCGAAGGTGATCCAAACAGTCCAAATGCAACAAAGAGGATTAAAACAGC AGAACCAGTGGGTATGCTGATACTCAGAGGAGATATGGCCATCTTACACGTTCGATAA